ccaaaacgatttagaggaaggaagccatcaattgttgaaagtcgtaattgacttcaaaattgaaatctacgattcgcgtagatagatttagactattaatttgctcaaaaccgattaagggtgaatgagaaattaatgtttaaagtcaacccaaaataacatttgttattcattaataaagtgcataggagaatagtcccacatcggaaattcttgatgtgtattctctacttattaatgaagatgtgttaatggagttaacacaaaaaaataaaaggacaggtgaccccttagcccagggcgagcaggtgctcgcacctgtgagcccgccacccgccacgtgcgcaatgggcgctttgtaggcgcaatgggcgagcaggtgctccaggtgacattgcagtgcctgcgtgacactcgggtgacgtgtcaggctcttaCCTGACGTGACAgtgcctatgcggcatcctcatgggcaaagggagatgactggacagttgacttagggaatggatggctaccgttaatcaacgttgatcaaatagatatgatggatcgcttgtgatgcgatctagagcgttggatcgcaaagagtaacgatctgacgacctgggatgaggcttgatctgaagcatcgaatcaatggatccagatccgatggctgatgacaataggcgggatctgagggtcacaactcctcagatctgatggatgagattgaagtgggcttgttgaagggttacaacccttcagaatagatgatctagatcgatccagcccaaggaacacatccactcacccaaaggacactcaacctcttcgttcagtataaatagaaccctccagatgatggaatactcacttaatcttctcttctcttcctcaagcattcatctcatcttgtgcattcaagagtccaagaagtctactaaaaggttcgctggtctcggaagtcggagtgctacgattccgagacgttcgtcgtcgttgtatcttgggaacgaattgcaacaatccgttaagcaccgtagcggagcaatatcgtttacggagatagtgtcgaacactagcctcgacgatcattttgcatactccagaagctacccggagacAACAGTGATGACTAGCTAACACTTCCTGATTTACTTAtgtatgaaagtaaaatactttttgatatttttttttttgtgtatgaAACAACCTTAATTAAAAGAGAGTGAGCAGAGGGTGAAagaaaacatttatatttaataaaattacaaAGTCAATAATTAAAATGTGtacttatgattttttttaaaaaatagtctcACACTCCATTGACTGTTCTCtatcaaattataaaataaataaaatatttatattgtgtaaagaatttttttctaaataaaataattattatatctCATAATCAAGATCTAATTAAATTTTAGAATatgatttaattattaatttaaataaataaaaataagagaattataagtttaaattattatatccTGTATGTTAATTTGCAAgctaatgaattttaaaattatttcttagaatttaataagaaaaatttctcaaggcataaaaaattataatataactAAAAATCGATATCTAATTAGTCACATAACACAGGTTGCATCTAAAATGATCAAAATCAACATTTTGAACATTATTTATCAATGACTCAAATAAAATTCAAGTAATCTTTACTGAtgatatatattttcaaaaaaagcTGCTATATTATGGTGGACAACGACCTTAGCTGAACACttgatttaaatttgttagtttatgttattgtatttatgcaacttatttattaaaaaagttATCATGTTAAATTGAGCTAAAAAAAGTtacaatatatataatttaatttaactagtctcaatttgtttgttttttaaatttaatttattaagacgGTTGGtcggctagaaagggggttgaatagccctgcacaaataaaATTAATCCTTTTCGAACTTCAAAGAACACctgcataaaataattaaataaactaaaaaaatagAGACTaagagaatttacttggttacaactaggaaggttgttaatccaagaaatagagtagcactaatttctccttcaggtggagaagcctctttacaacagtgtaagcacagaaaatgagaagtTAAACGAAAACTAAGgtgtgtacaagtgttgatgCAAAAATGCTTACTTTTTTTAGTttatggaccaaggctgtatttatagctttggtcggggcgtCTGAAAACGTTCTAGATgtttggagggggataaaactttatcaccTTCGCAACGGATCACAGTCAAATGTGATTTGGATAATAACGAGGTTCTGAGCTCCCGGGCCCTtaaagtcaatagggttgactttttcggtccgggccctctgGTCCGGTTTTGCGCGCCTTGGTCCGGGtattccgctctggctccgctcgcttgggtgatttcggccatccggaatagaacccacccgaacctaacttccggccttcgagcaaacttccgctccggcttctcgtccctcggaactgcCACTCGCCTCCTTCTTgtctgcccgcgtactcttccgcagcacctcgtccctcggacgcaccgagtctgtcggctctctcccgtgctgtcatttttgctagctacatcttttgctcaacttcccatgctcctaagctcctgcacacttagacacaaggttaaacacaacatgacctaatctatttgattgatcatatcaaaactatcttaGGGTTCCAATAATTTTAACTATTGAGAGAATGCAAATAAACTTTTATATTGCTCAAAAATGAACAAAACTGGATCTTGAAACTACTCTTGAAGCATTTTCATTTAATTGGCTTgtttctaaacaaacaaacaaacaaataaaaaactaattaagtagtacaaattgttattatttttctttaatttattgaTTCTTGTAGGTCaaacttttaataaaaataattatttgaaaTCCATTAAATTGATCTTCTTTACGTTCTTATTCAAATAAATGAAGAAGAACAGCTCGAAAATAATTCTTTTCTTTACTCTCCTTGCTGCTTGGATCGAGGAACACAAAACttatatttataattaaaattagtgTCAAATCTTTGATCTAACAATAATTTCGATTCATTCGATTTGATCGAATTGAAGTTAAATTATTTTGATGTATATACACTAAAGATTatagtattattttaaagtatagtTGTCCTACATTCAACTTAATTAGCTGgcctaatcaaaattaattattcaaatatAATGTTTATGTCTTTCTCAACAAGAGAAAATAAATCAACTtgacattttatttatttaaaactaGCTTATTGTATTAAAATAATACGAGTTGACCAACTTAAAATAAAACaacttgagttgttattttatttaaacTGGTTTATTGTATTAAAATAATACCAGTTGACTCGTATTCTAGCTTGGACCAGGCAGCTAGGAGGAGCGAGGCCTAGTTAGTAATTGTAACGGATCCGGTGGCAAAGACGGGGCACTCACGTCGGCGGCGGTCAacgacacgtagaggtcaaagaTCAGTAGGTGCGACCCTAAGGTCTTACCGAGCAGACAGAATATCTGACCGGTCGACCGGATGTCCTCCAGGCCAATCGGAATATAGCTCGACCACAGGTCGAGCTTCTGACGCTTAAGGTAAAGGAGCTTATGGGCCGAGTGGACAGGCCGCTCGGTCGAAGCACAGATCACTGAGGTGCGATCCCATCCGAGCACAGGACCGATGATCTTTCCGCTCGGTCCAATACATACACGTACCTGAGTGCTAGGAGCGCCGAGCGGCAAGACCGCCTGGCCTTGGAACAGACAAGAGACGCAAAAGGACGaaagggacagctggtaaacatcatcctcgagacgcctgccgccgacaagcagcatggtTGGCGGCCGGACCGGAcaaagtatcgtacggtggaagtttccaccgtcacgtcaggaatatgctcggacgattgcggaagggtgtcagacatgcttttctgacacactcatttggaggtatgtttggggaagtatGCACGCATCGAGAAATGTGCCTGTGCCTCCccgaggtcctatataaggaccccaatCTTCGACGGAAGTATGCagaattctcatcactgtagccacagttactctgcctcctttcttcttcattgcctgacttgagtgtcggagggtcgtcgccgggaaccccttcccggctcggcttctttgcaggtttgccagagatccacatcatcagtcggagacagcggagagcgccacgcctCCAATATCCGTCAACTcaacgctcggacaggatcagtaacaCTCGTATATACTTCTGCTAAGTACATTTATAATACTATATCGTTATAACACTCACCGCTTTATCAAAAAGCATAGGACCCATTACCATATACTTATTATAACAATATCTTTCTTTCACCCACATTCTTTTTAACATTAGCACTCATTGTTTATAGGTCCCACAATCCacttaataatattaaaattttatcatattaaataaatatgttttaaaatatttaaattattattatttttttaataataatcttacttttaaaaatataattttattatttttaaaaataatattaatttttaaaatatatttattaaataaaatagatgtttgtgagaaaatgaaattataatATTGGGAAAACGAAATTATAAAGTTGGGAATACAAAATTACAACTATGCCTAAAATAATAAAGTTGGGAAaacaatatttattttaaattatcatctaattatgaaattgaaatgcaataaaaacttaaataaaccTCGGAAATTTAGAAGATTTTGTGGAGGAAACGAAATATTTGGAAATAGATGTGGGTATTGATAATTTGGTAGAATTGATGAATTTTAGGAAGATGAATATTCTTACGAGTTGTTTCTAGAGTTcaagaaattaataaaaaatatcctattactttcatccatttcggatagaaaataagatggtagaaacttaaaaaaaatagatggGGAGAATATTTAAAGGGTAGAATTGAAAGAATAGTGAGTTAGAATGAAAATATGTGTATATATGGATAGATATTTATAGATGAAATTTCAAACTAGCCGTTAATTAATTGTTAACAAATAACGGTTAAAAAACTAactgttttatttaattttaaattataaattttaaattttaaaatttataatttttttaataaataaaattttttaaaaaattatacataCGGGTGAACGAGTCTTGGCCCATATGTTTTAACGCGTTCAAACGGAGGAATGCTGTAACATTCCTTGATAATATCAAATTAATATACAGTATTAAATTAATATacagtattattattattatgtgagCCAGACAGACTACAGTTGTTCGGGCCTCATGGGTTCACGTGCTCCCTCTGTCAATAATGCAAGCTACTCATTGGCTGTCTATGTGAACCAATAAGTTGActtctaatatatttatttaaaattaggtTGTTGTATATTGGACTTGAGAAAGTAAAATAATACGACTTGACCTTTTGATTTATTTAAACTGGTTTGTTTTGttgtgttatttatttatttaatatatatacatacgcAACTGCCAACTGATGCTATAACTACCAAAGCACCGGTTGGAGTTGAGATCGACAAAGGCTGATAGCTATCTCTCTCTCGATATGGAGGCTGCTTTCATCTCCCTACTGATCAACAAGCTCGGCGAAATTGCAGTCGGCCAAGCGCAGAGCAGATGCTCTCTGCTACTGCTGCAGCACACAACTCCACCTTTAGATCAGATTCATGCTCGGGTGGAACGAATCACCGGCGAGTTCAAAGTGATGCAGGCCTTCCTCGAAGGCTCTAATTGGTCGACTGCTGCTGCTACTAACAAACCACTCGAGGCTTGGATCGAACAGGTGACACCATTTCTTGTATTTCTTTGACTTTATTAATTCTTCGATGCATTCAATTGATCATTGTGTGTATTAGGTGAGGGAGGTGGCCTTCAAGATAGAAGACATCATCGATGAGTACCTCTATCTGGTTGGAAGACAACGGGAAAGGACATGGAAGAATTGTCTCATGGCACCATCTGACCTTTGTTTCAATCTTGCTAAGGCTTGGCGTGGTATTGATTCTCGGTTAGAAAAGTTGGAGACAGATCTTTCTGAACTGACAAGCAGGAGAGATCGATATGGTTTAACAATAAGCAGCAACGATGATAGAGCGAAGAATTCAGAAACAAACAACACGTATCATTATCGAGCATATTCACCCATGTTAACTGATGAAGATGATTTAGTGGGGATAGAAGTGAACAAATCTAAGTTGCTTTCATGGCTGACTAATGCTGATACTTGCAGGAAGATGACAACAATTGCAGTGTGGGGAATGGGCGGTCATGGAAAAACTACTCTTGTCGCAAATGTCTATCGCAATGATGCTGTGAAGAGTCACTTTGATTGTCAGGTATGGATTACAGTCTCACAAACTTATGGAGTGGAAGAACTCCTAAAATCAATGATCCAAGAAATCTTTAAGGGAAAAAAGGAGCCTGTCCCAAATGGTGTCACTACCATGCAACAATTAGAGTTATTTGACATCATCAAAGAAAGTTTGCAGCGAAAGAAATATATTATTGTGTTAGATGATGTTTGGCATGTAGACTTGTGGACTGATATTAGTCATCTTTTTGTTGATACCAACAATGGAAGTAGACTAATTGTTACAACTAGAATGCTTGAAGTAGCAAGGATGGCAAACGATGAACATATCATGAAACTGCAACAACTTGATGAAAAAGATGCATGGATTTTGTTTTGCTAAAAGGCATtccaaagagggaacagtaaaGATTGTCCAAAAGAGCTAGAGGATTACACTGGTAGGATTTTGAGTAAGTGTCAAGGCTCACCGTTAGCTATTGTAGCAGTCGGCAGTTTATTGTCTTTCAAGGAAAAGAGTGAAACTGAATGGAAGAAAGTCCATGATCGCCTTCATTGGGAGTTGGAAAACAACCCTGCGCTAGATAAAGTGAAGAATATTCTCAACCTCAGCTTCAATGAATTGCCTTACTATCTAAAGAATTGTTTTGTTTATTGTAGCATCTTCCCTGAAGATTATCTAATTAAAAGGAAGAAACTAATCCGATTATGGATAGCTGAAGGATTCATGATGACAAGAAGCAGTGGCAAATCAATAGAAGAGGAAGCTGATGACTATCTTGCTGAACTTGTGGATCGGTCCATGCTTCAGGTGGTTAAGAGAAATGGATTTGGGAGACTCAAGGCTTTCAGAATGCATGACGTTGTAAGAGAGGTAACACTAGCAATATCTAGAAAGGCTAAATTTTGCATGATTCTTGATGGTTCACAATCAGTTTTGGACAACCAAACTCGTCGTGTTTCCATTCAAACAAATGATGAATCCCTTGATTTAAGTACGAGCCTTTCACGACTTTGCTCTTTGATTGCATTTTCTACTTCCAAATTTAGAAATAGAGCAGCCTTGATCAGTTTCAAAATGTTGAGGGTGTTGGAGTTGGAAAGAGTTCGAATCTACAGCTTATCAAATGAAGTTACAACCTTGTTTAACCTTCACTATTTGGGTTTGAGGCAAACAGGAGTGCAACAATTTCCCAACAATATCCAAAAGCTCCAGAGTCTGCAAACACTTGACCTCTGTGGTGCCAGAATAAGAAAGCTCCCGCGT
The genomic region above belongs to Zingiber officinale cultivar Zhangliang chromosome 11A, Zo_v1.1, whole genome shotgun sequence and contains:
- the LOC122032183 gene encoding disease resistance protein RPM1-like isoform X2, translating into MEAAFISLLINKLGEIAVGQAQSRCSLLLLQHTTPPLDQIHARVERITGEFKVMQAFLEGSNWSTAAATNKPLEAWIEQVREVAFKIEDIIDEYLYLVGRQRERTWKNCLMAPSDLCFNLAKAWRGIDSRLEKLETDLSELTSRRDRYGLTISSNDDRAKNSETNNTYHYRAYSPMLTDEDDLVGIEVNKSKLLSWLTNADTCRKMTTIAVWGMGGHGKTTLVANVYRNDAVKSHFDCQVWITVSQTYGVEELLKSMIQEIFKGKKEPVPNGVTTMQQLELFDIIKESLQRKKYIIVLDDVWHVDLWTDISHLFVDTNNGSRLIVTTRMLEVARMANDEHIMKLQQLDEKDAWILFC